Proteins co-encoded in one Corynebacterium lujinxingii genomic window:
- a CDS encoding helicase-associated domain-containing protein: MSTFPEFLRSLNDDPLRALINSRPDAFFPTPPSVGSLATRLGLPGSVARALRQLTAADLAVLEKLTDAGAELDPVDAREFGDTGHLRELALVFGPDDSIRISPGTLSALPPGWRVTDTLLPGAAEALETLPARERKVLDTLAASGGVGTTAAAAPDADPDAPVAKLLAHGLLVRVNANTVRLPRPVRDAMRGTTPRVFPLEPPTADTVDQAAVDETATAQGLDAVRQMRQLIMSLMDTPVALNKDGTVGVRAETNLEKQLGFSPRLLVATGEAAGLIGRGNVDDEDVLAATRDALTWLDATLSDQWAILLAGWVASPWRVDTSAKLLDDDTHAPALRTARTTILRHAGDMDRILFYAPLESVGFSDQLIGTVIAEAEFVGALANGAQSTPLSVLLDGGDTAAATTELVPASVSTLIAQADMTVLAPGPLEPAMAGFIERIADLESPGLASVWRISEASVRRGLDSGLTAPEVHDWLSDHVMGEVPQAMTFLIDDTARHHGAIRAGEAFSYIRSEDPALIATAAERLKLRVLAPTVAVSDLPLAKLMAALRNAGMQPTAEDSQGIALNMAPEPSLVAPTPSTLPRQSKVSAEQVEQIVAKLRSDDSTDTGSGDAFETLRAAARARRHVVVGFVDKQGRGQTLTVLPLSVTAGQVDALDEAKDRVVRIALPRVTKVVLA, translated from the coding sequence ATGTCTACGTTCCCCGAATTCTTGCGCTCGCTTAACGACGACCCCCTGCGCGCCCTCATCAACTCCCGACCGGACGCCTTCTTCCCCACCCCGCCTTCCGTGGGCTCGTTGGCCACCCGCCTCGGGCTTCCTGGCTCGGTAGCCCGGGCGCTGCGCCAGCTCACCGCGGCGGATCTGGCGGTGCTTGAAAAGCTTACCGACGCCGGCGCCGAGCTCGATCCCGTCGACGCTCGCGAGTTCGGCGACACGGGCCACCTGCGCGAGTTGGCGCTCGTGTTCGGGCCCGACGACTCCATTCGGATCTCCCCCGGCACGCTCAGCGCCCTTCCCCCGGGCTGGCGCGTGACCGACACGCTCCTGCCCGGCGCGGCCGAGGCGCTCGAGACGCTTCCCGCCCGCGAACGCAAGGTACTGGACACCCTCGCTGCCTCTGGCGGGGTGGGCACGACGGCTGCCGCGGCGCCGGATGCGGACCCGGATGCGCCGGTGGCGAAGTTGCTCGCTCACGGCCTGCTGGTGCGGGTCAACGCGAACACGGTGCGCCTGCCCCGGCCGGTGCGCGACGCAATGCGCGGCACCACTCCGCGCGTGTTCCCGCTGGAGCCGCCTACCGCCGACACCGTCGATCAGGCAGCCGTGGACGAGACCGCCACCGCGCAGGGCCTCGACGCCGTGCGCCAGATGCGCCAGCTCATCATGTCTTTGATGGACACCCCGGTCGCATTGAACAAGGACGGCACCGTCGGCGTGCGCGCGGAGACAAATCTGGAAAAGCAGTTGGGGTTCAGCCCGCGCCTGCTCGTCGCAACGGGCGAGGCGGCGGGCCTGATCGGGCGCGGCAACGTCGACGACGAGGACGTCCTCGCCGCCACCCGCGACGCGCTGACCTGGCTTGATGCCACGCTATCGGACCAGTGGGCGATCCTTCTCGCCGGCTGGGTCGCCTCCCCGTGGCGTGTAGACACGAGCGCCAAGTTGCTTGACGACGACACCCACGCCCCCGCCCTGCGCACCGCCCGCACCACCATCCTGCGCCATGCAGGCGACATGGATCGCATCCTCTTTTACGCACCGTTGGAGTCGGTCGGCTTTTCCGACCAACTGATCGGCACCGTCATCGCCGAAGCCGAGTTCGTCGGCGCCCTCGCCAACGGCGCGCAGTCGACGCCGCTTTCGGTACTCCTCGACGGTGGCGACACCGCGGCTGCAACGACCGAGCTCGTGCCGGCGTCGGTAAGCACGCTGATCGCCCAGGCGGATATGACGGTGCTCGCTCCCGGCCCTTTGGAACCCGCGATGGCGGGGTTCATCGAGCGCATCGCCGACCTGGAATCGCCAGGTCTGGCCAGCGTGTGGCGTATTTCGGAGGCATCGGTGCGTCGCGGCCTGGACAGCGGTCTGACCGCGCCGGAAGTCCACGACTGGCTTTCCGACCACGTCATGGGCGAGGTCCCCCAGGCCATGACGTTTCTTATCGACGACACCGCCCGCCACCACGGCGCCATCCGCGCCGGCGAGGCTTTCAGTTACATCCGCTCGGAGGACCCGGCCCTGATTGCCACCGCCGCCGAGCGCCTGAAGCTGCGCGTCCTCGCCCCCACCGTGGCTGTATCCGACCTGCCTTTGGCCAAGCTCATGGCCGCACTCCGGAATGCTGGGATGCAACCGACCGCCGAGGACAGCCAAGGGATCGCCTTGAACATGGCACCCGAGCCATCCCTTGTCGCCCCGACCCCGTCGACGCTGCCGCGCCAATCCAAGGTGTCGGCGGAGCAGGTGGAGCAGATCGTCGCAAAGCTGCGCTCCGACGACAGCACCGACACCGGCAGCGGCGACGCTTTTGAGACGCTGCGCGCGGCGGCGCGGGCGCGCAGGCATGTGGTGGTGGGCTTCGTCGATAAGCAAGGGCGCGGACAGACGCTCACCGTGCTGCCGCTGAGTGTGACCGCGGGCCAGGTGGACGCGCTCGACGAGGCGAAGGACCGGGTCGTGCGCATCGCGCTGCCCCGGGTGACAAAGGTGGTGCTGGCCTAG
- a CDS encoding YeeE/YedE thiosulfate transporter family protein, whose translation MLLSALAVGAVLGAVMQRGRFCVTGMMRDVFLQRTGRGLVAFLIVIAVHAIGLAALTSFGVISPDYRAFQPVAVVVGGFIFGLAIILAGGCASGTWYRSAEGLVGSWFALLFYGLSAAAMKYGALSGFNSWMKQWETGLTTIPQALGVSVWWFVVPFALLTAWLAQRYLARDAANPKATLNLPARKRPLHPYLAGLLVGIIGVIAWPLSAASGRNSGLSITTPTSDLTGWIVTGEGDYMNWGTVLVLGLFVGSFIAAKASGEFRVRVPDGKTSIRAIIGGTGMGVGASLAGGCTVGNGMVQTSLFSFQGWVATLFIALGVYVGAKLWLTPSKQKQTKTDTYNTEESIRSAEDAVLDTPAQTPGGFQVASGVITLPQKQKTKARPLGDDRYILDTLGDVCPFPLIEAKEAIAELDDGSRLIIDFDCTQATESIPQWAADNGHAVEDFVQNQDAGWQITVVKNGAR comes from the coding sequence ATGTTGCTTTCGGCTCTCGCCGTCGGTGCCGTCCTCGGCGCTGTGATGCAACGCGGGCGCTTCTGCGTCACCGGCATGATGCGCGACGTCTTCTTGCAGCGCACCGGTCGCGGACTCGTCGCATTCTTGATTGTCATCGCCGTGCACGCCATCGGGCTTGCGGCGCTGACCTCGTTCGGTGTCATCTCGCCGGACTACCGCGCGTTCCAGCCGGTCGCCGTTGTGGTCGGCGGGTTCATCTTCGGCCTGGCCATCATCCTGGCCGGCGGCTGCGCGTCCGGCACGTGGTACCGTTCCGCGGAGGGGCTGGTCGGGTCTTGGTTCGCGCTGTTGTTTTACGGCCTGTCGGCAGCCGCGATGAAGTACGGCGCGCTGTCCGGCTTTAACTCGTGGATGAAGCAGTGGGAGACCGGCCTGACCACCATCCCGCAAGCGCTCGGCGTGTCCGTGTGGTGGTTCGTCGTCCCGTTCGCGCTGCTCACCGCGTGGCTTGCGCAGCGCTACCTCGCCCGCGACGCCGCCAACCCGAAGGCGACGCTGAACCTGCCCGCGCGCAAGCGTCCGCTGCACCCGTACCTGGCTGGCCTGCTCGTCGGCATCATCGGTGTCATCGCGTGGCCGCTCTCGGCTGCTTCGGGTCGCAACTCGGGCCTGAGCATCACCACCCCGACGTCCGATCTGACCGGGTGGATCGTCACCGGTGAGGGCGACTACATGAACTGGGGCACCGTACTGGTGCTCGGCCTGTTCGTCGGCTCGTTCATCGCGGCGAAGGCGTCCGGCGAGTTCCGCGTGCGCGTACCGGACGGCAAGACCTCCATCCGCGCCATCATCGGCGGCACCGGCATGGGTGTTGGTGCCTCGCTCGCCGGCGGCTGCACCGTGGGCAACGGCATGGTCCAGACCTCGCTGTTTAGCTTCCAGGGCTGGGTGGCCACCCTGTTCATCGCGCTGGGCGTCTACGTCGGCGCGAAGCTCTGGCTCACCCCGTCCAAGCAGAAGCAAACCAAGACCGACACCTACAACACTGAGGAGTCCATCCGATCCGCCGAGGACGCTGTGCTCGACACCCCGGCGCAGACCCCGGGCGGCTTCCAGGTCGCAAGCGGTGTGATCACCCTGCCGCAGAAGCAGAAAACCAAGGCGCGTCCGCTTGGCGACGATCGCTACATCCTGGACACCCTCGGCGATGTTTGCCCCTTCCCGCTGATTGAAGCGAAGGAAGCGATCGCGGAACTCGACGACGGCAGCCGGTTGATCATCGACTTTGACTGCACCCAGGCCACCGAGTCCATTCCGCAGTGGGCCGCGGACAACGGTCACGCGGTGGAGGACTTCGTCCAGAACCAGGACGCAGGCTGGCAGATCACCGTGGTGAAAAACGGCGCACGCTAA
- a CDS encoding IS3 family transposase (programmed frameshift): MRARSSLSEHQREQLVELFEQGMGYQAAANALGVSKYAARKFYRRFKLHGRLCLVEKPTKQQYSFDIKKEVVQRHLAGETAMDLAREFGLSSEQLVSGWSLKWRKGGDEALKPKPKGRPKGSVTPKPLSEEAKLRRQIARLEAENAYPKKIAGLEESGTRLKVQAIVILKSQHRLQYLLDAAGIPRSTFFYHQKRLSEPDKHAALKAAIRESFERNKHRYGYRRVLLDLRNQGWVVNHKLVYKLMCEMGLRAKIRQPRSYVSYTGTISHIADNTLDRKFTPDKPNTVFVSDVTEFRVAGRKVYLSPVMDLFDRSIVAHTVATSPSTAFTADSLAKMIKTCAPEPGWMMHTDQGFQYQHSSWRNLIHDNGGVQSMSRKGNCYDNAVMENFFGHLKTEMYHGEVFATVAEFNQAIDEYIQWYNTERIQQRLKGLTPMQYRNQTLEDLTA, translated from the exons GTGAGGGCACGAAGTTCGCTGAGTGAGCATCAGCGCGAGCAGTTGGTTGAACTGTTTGAGCAAGGTATGGGCTATCAAGCCGCTGCGAATGCTCTTGGTGTCTCCAAATATGCCGCCCGTAAGTTCTATCGTCGGTTTAAGCTGCATGGCAGGCTATGTCTTGTGGAGAAACCGACTAAGCAGCAGTATTCGTTCGATATCAAAAAGGAAGTTGTCCAACGCCACCTTGCTGGTGAGACAGCGATGGATCTTGCGCGCGAATTTGGACTGTCATCAGAGCAGCTGGTCAGCGGGTGGTCATTGAAATGGCGCAAAGGTGGCGATGAGGCACTAAAACCGAAGCCGAAGGGCAGGCCCAAAGGCTCGGTCACGCCGAAGCCGCTCTCGGAGGAAGCGAAGCTGCGTCGCCAGATCGCACGGTTGGAAGCGGAAAACGCATATC CTAAAAAAATTGCGGGACTTGAGGAATCAGGGACGCGCCTGAAAGTCCAGGCGATTGTCATCCTCAAGTCACAGCATCGTCTGCAATATCTTTTGGATGCGGCAGGCATACCGAGATCGACGTTCTTCTACCACCAGAAACGACTCAGCGAGCCGGATAAGCACGCTGCGCTCAAAGCCGCGATCCGGGAAAGCTTCGAGCGTAACAAGCATCGCTACGGCTACCGACGAGTGCTGCTTGACCTACGCAACCAGGGCTGGGTGGTCAACCACAAACTCGTCTACAAACTCATGTGCGAGATGGGACTTCGAGCCAAGATCCGCCAGCCCAGGTCATATGTTTCCTACACCGGGACGATCAGCCACATTGCCGACAACACACTTGACCGCAAGTTCACCCCAGATAAGCCGAATACTGTCTTTGTCAGCGACGTCACCGAGTTCAGGGTCGCAGGCCGCAAGGTCTACCTGTCACCGGTGATGGATCTGTTCGACCGTTCAATCGTTGCCCACACCGTGGCCACATCGCCGTCGACAGCGTTTACCGCCGATTCTTTAGCCAAGATGATTAAAACGTGTGCGCCTGAACCTGGGTGGATGATGCACACCGATCAAGGTTTCCAGTACCAGCATTCGTCCTGGCGCAACCTGATTCATGACAACGGTGGTGTGCAGTCGATGTCGCGTAAAGGCAACTGTTACGACAACGCGGTCATGGAGAATTTCTTCGGGCATTTGAAAACCGAGATGTACCACGGAGAAGTCTTCGCCACCGTCGCAGAGTTCAACCAGGCGATCGACGAGTACATCCAGTGGTACAACACCGAACGCATCCAACAACGACTCAAGGGCCTGACCCCGATGCAATATCGGAATCAGACCCTTGAAGACCTAACCGCCTAG
- a CDS encoding resuscitation-promoting factor Rpf1 domain-containing protein — translation MGRHTKKTTSMGKKALAGSAAAAALAGIVAPQATAAPDSDWDKLAQCESGGNWAINTGNGYYGGLQFSYGTWLAYGGGEFAPTANLATREQQIIVAERTLASQGWGAWPACSARYGLNSAPTNRDAQAAQAAKPAPKPAPAPKAAAPKQQAPAKTAVETDALYRQLRDAIQSFGFQVPASVQSNYVANRNDYNAFYTANKQLIDAALAGDFASVARQLGANFNTQVNNTIASVQQTYLAR, via the coding sequence ATGGGACGCCACACCAAGAAGACCACCTCCATGGGCAAGAAGGCTCTGGCAGGTTCCGCAGCGGCTGCTGCACTCGCCGGCATCGTTGCCCCGCAGGCAACCGCCGCACCGGATTCCGACTGGGACAAGCTCGCGCAGTGCGAGTCCGGCGGTAACTGGGCCATCAACACCGGCAACGGCTACTACGGCGGCCTGCAGTTCTCCTACGGCACCTGGCTCGCATACGGTGGCGGCGAGTTCGCCCCGACCGCGAACCTGGCCACCCGCGAGCAGCAGATCATCGTCGCCGAGCGCACCCTCGCCAGCCAGGGCTGGGGCGCATGGCCCGCCTGCTCCGCACGCTACGGCCTGAACTCCGCGCCCACCAACCGCGACGCCCAGGCTGCCCAGGCTGCAAAGCCGGCACCGAAGCCGGCCCCGGCCCCGAAGGCCGCCGCTCCGAAGCAGCAGGCCCCGGCAAAGACCGCCGTTGAAACCGACGCGCTGTACCGTCAGCTGCGCGACGCGATCCAGTCCTTCGGCTTCCAGGTCCCGGCTTCCGTGCAGTCGAACTACGTTGCAAACCGCAACGACTACAACGCGTTCTACACCGCGAACAAGCAGCTGATCGATGCAGCGCTTGCCGGCGACTTCGCCTCCGTGGCACGCCAGCTCGGCGCGAACTTCAACACCCAGGTCAACAACACCATCGCCTCGGTGCAGCAGACCTACCTGGCGCGCTAA
- a CDS encoding cold-shock protein, whose protein sequence is MPIGKVKWYDADKGFGFASNPGDEDVFVGKSVLPDGVEELVAGQRIEFDFAAGRRGPQALRVKVLDEPKRRSIHRRKPEELGSMLADVMTLIESQVQPALTNGRYPDRKEGRQVAEILRAVARELDA, encoded by the coding sequence ATGCCTATTGGAAAGGTGAAGTGGTACGACGCCGACAAGGGTTTCGGCTTCGCATCCAACCCGGGAGACGAAGACGTCTTCGTCGGTAAGTCCGTGCTGCCCGACGGGGTAGAGGAGCTGGTCGCCGGCCAGCGCATCGAGTTCGACTTCGCCGCCGGCCGCCGCGGCCCCCAGGCGTTGCGCGTCAAGGTACTCGACGAGCCGAAGCGCCGCTCGATCCACCGCCGCAAGCCGGAAGAGTTGGGCAGCATGCTCGCCGACGTGATGACGCTCATCGAAAGCCAGGTTCAGCCCGCGCTGACCAACGGCCGCTACCCGGACCGCAAGGAAGGCCGCCAGGTCGCCGAGATCCTGCGCGCCGTCGCACGCGAACTCGACGCCTAA